The Desulfatirhabdium butyrativorans DSM 18734 DNA segment AAGGTGCCCGGCATTGCGGACGTCCGCCTCTACGATCTGAACGGCGAATTGATTGCTGCTTCCGGATCACCGAAGCCATTTTCGATTTCGGCCGCGGAACGTGAGAACCTGATTCGGGCGCCGGTTCTGAAGTTCGAGGAGCTGGACGATGAAAAGGCATTGGCCCGTTACGAATCGGTCGTGGAATCGCTGGGCGAGCAGGTCGGCTTCATCCACATCGAATATGACATGTCCAATGTGATGCTGGAAAGGAGAAAAGCCATCGGATTGATGCTGGGTCTGCTGCTGGTCTTGCTGGCGATCGTTTCCGTGCTGATGAATTTTCTGCTTTCCAGATGGGTGCTCAAGCCCTTGGCCGCGTTTGTCCAGGCCATTCAGGGAATCGATTTCGAGAGTCTCGACCAGCGAATTCCCATTTCTTCTCGGGATGAAATCGGCAAACTGGCTCTGACATTCAACCAGATGCTGCAGCGGCTTCAACAGCAGAAACTGGAAGTCGTTCGTGCCATCGATTCCCGCGACGAAGCGCTTGGCAAACTCCAGCAAACCTATTGCGAGCTGGCCATGATGAACGAACGGCTCGAAAAACGGGTGCAGGAGCGCACGGAAGTCCTGCAGAAAATCAATCAACGCCTGAGCGCCGAAATCGATCAGAAAGAGAAGGCGCTTCAGAAGATCGAGGAACTGAACGAGCGGCTGATCCGCTCCAAGAAAATGGAAACCCTCGGGCTTCTTGCAGGCGGAGTGGCCCATGATCTCAACAATGTTCTGGGCGGTATCGTGACCTATCCGGAGCTGCTGCTGATGGATCATAGCCTCAGCCCCACTGTGCGCAAGTCCGTGGATGTCATCCACCGCTCGGGCATCAAGGCTGCCGCGATCGTTCAGGATTTGCTGACATTGACCCGCCGCGGCGTCATCAACAGCCTGCCCCTCAACCTCAACGATATGGTCTCGGAGTACCTGCTCTCTCCGGAACATGAGAAACTGCTTTCCTTCCACCCCGACATACAAGTCGATTTCCGTCCGGAGACCGATTTGAAAAACATCTTGGGTTCCGCCATTCATCTCAAGAAAACCGTGATGAACCTCGTTTCGAACGCGGCAGAAGCCATGCCGGACGGGGGGACAATATCGATTCACACCCGGAATTGCCGCGTAGAATCCCCGATGCCGCTCTATGAGCTCATTCCGGAGGGAGACTACGTTCTGCTGGAAATCACGGATACGGGAATCGGCATTTCCAAAGATGATATTTCCCGCATTTTCGAGCCGTTCTATACAAAGAAAATCATGGGAAGAAGCGGAACGGGGCTGGGCATGGCCGTAGTATGGGGTACGATGCGGGATCATGACGGCTTTATCGACATCAAGAGCCAGGAAGGGCAGGGTACGACGTTTTTTCTGTATTTTCCGCAGACCGAGGTCAAAGTGGCCGATATGAAGCAGCAGTTGCCCATGGAAAGCTATGTCGGCAATGGAGAACGAATTCTGGTTGTGGACGATATCGAAGAGCAGCGTGAAATCGCGGCCTCACTGTTGAACAAACTCGGGTATCGGGTCGAGACGGCGGCATCCGGTGAGGAGGCCCTCCTTCGTCTTTCCGATACCCCTTTTGATCTGGTGGTTCTGGATATGATCATGGATCCGGGCATGGACGGCCTGGAAACCTATCGGGCCATGATCGCCCTCCGGCCGGGTCAGAAAGCCATCATTGCCAGCGGGTTTGCTGAAAACAGCCGGGTAAAGGAAGCCCAGGCCCTGGGTGCCGGCGCTTACATCCGAAAACCCTATACCATCGAGAAAATGGGTCTGGCGGTGAAGCAGGCGATCAGCGCAAAGTTGAAAGTTCATTGAACGAATGGTGAAACCCTTCAAAATGGGATTTTTCCCTCCGACGAGGAGACGCCCATGCGTAAACGAGTGATCTATACCATGCTGTTGTCGATCAAGGCCCTCAGCCGCATGTTCTATCGCTTCGATATCGGCTGGGTCGGCGCGCCGCCCCCGGAAGACTGGTGGACGAAATACAATCTCGTGGCGTTTTTGAACCATACCAGCCTGTATGAACCGCTGTTCGTGGGATGGTTTCCCAACCGGTTTCTCAAGCGCATCGCCTACAACGGTGTGATGCCGGTTGCGGAAAAGGCCACCCGAAGGCCGATCATGGGGTATTTTTTCCGCATGGTGGCGAATCAGGTGGTGCAGGTTACCCGGAAACGGGACCATTCCTGGCAGCAGCTCTTCGATTGCCTGACAAACGACGCCATGGTCATCATCATGCCGGAAGGGCGCATGAAACGGGCCAACGGACTGGACAACAGCGGAAAGCCCATGACCGTGCGCGGCGGAATCGCCGATATCATTCAGGCCATTCCGGAAGGCAAAATGCTGGTCGCCCTGAGCGCCGGGATGCATCACGTCCAAATCCCAGGCCAATGGGTTCCGAAATTCTTCAAGACGCTCAGAATGAGACTTCAGCACCTCGATCTCAAGCAATACCGGGATCACCTGCTGGAAAGGGCCGGATTGGATGGATTCAAGCAAGCGGTCATCCACGATCTGCAAGAACGCAGAGATCGCTATTGCGGTTCCGCATAAGCCATTTCAGTTTTGCCGTGGATGATGGAGGAATGGCTAACGATCGATCTGAAAATCGCCACCCACAAACAATTCACATCAACGTGTTTTTCCAAACGATATGCGCTTTTCATTTGACTGGACGAAACTTTCCCAAACCCGCGTTCTGGTGATCGGGGATGTCATGCTCGATCGCTACATCTGGGGCGATGTGCGGCGGATTTCCCCGGAGGCGCCTGTGCCCGTTGTCGCCGTCCGGCACAAGAGCCAGGTGCCCGGAGGCGCCGGAAACGTTGCCGCCAACCTGGCGGGAATGGAATGCCCCGTTACCTTGATCGGGCTTTGCGGAACGGATGCCAATGCCGATATCCTGCTGCATCTGCTGAACGAAAGCGGCATCGATGCCCAGCTCCATCAAACCGAGCAACGGCCAACCATCGCCAAGACCCGCGTCATGGCAGGAATCCAGCAGGTCTGTCGCATCGACGAGGAAAACCCCTTGCCCCTCGATCCCGCTCTTGCCAAAATCCTGCTGCAACGATTCGAAGATGAACTGAAGGAAGCTTCGGTTGTCATCCTCTCGGATTACGGGAAAGGCATTCTCCAGACCCCCGATCTTTGCCAGGCCATGATCCGTGCATGCCGGGGCCGATCGATTCCGGTTCTTGTGGATCCAAAAGGGTCGGATTGGTCCCGCTACCGGGGGGCAAGCGGCATCACCCCGAATACGGCAGAGCTCAATTCCGCCGCAGGAGCCAGCACGGCCTCCGAGGATGCGTTGCGGAAAGCAGCCGACCGGATGCTGGTCCAGACAAATCTCGAATGGCTGCTGACCACCCGGGGGCCAAAGGGCATGCTGCTGACCCTGCAGCCGAACGCTGAGCCGCTTTGGATTCCTGCCGTTGCCAAGGAGGTTTATGATGTTTCCGGGGCT contains these protein-coding regions:
- a CDS encoding hybrid sensor histidine kinase/response regulator, with the translated sequence MDLPHHMRLKINAVILTVCCIVAAFIFSIWYPLEQRRVQTHQEHIRSLLHAVFLQKRDEMANEIFAGQKAAIEASIAEIRKVPGIADVRLYDLNGELIAASGSPKPFSISAAERENLIRAPVLKFEELDDEKALARYESVVESLGEQVGFIHIEYDMSNVMLERRKAIGLMLGLLLVLLAIVSVLMNFLLSRWVLKPLAAFVQAIQGIDFESLDQRIPISSRDEIGKLALTFNQMLQRLQQQKLEVVRAIDSRDEALGKLQQTYCELAMMNERLEKRVQERTEVLQKINQRLSAEIDQKEKALQKIEELNERLIRSKKMETLGLLAGGVAHDLNNVLGGIVTYPELLLMDHSLSPTVRKSVDVIHRSGIKAAAIVQDLLTLTRRGVINSLPLNLNDMVSEYLLSPEHEKLLSFHPDIQVDFRPETDLKNILGSAIHLKKTVMNLVSNAAEAMPDGGTISIHTRNCRVESPMPLYELIPEGDYVLLEITDTGIGISKDDISRIFEPFYTKKIMGRSGTGLGMAVVWGTMRDHDGFIDIKSQEGQGTTFFLYFPQTEVKVADMKQQLPMESYVGNGERILVVDDIEEQREIAASLLNKLGYRVETAASGEEALLRLSDTPFDLVVLDMIMDPGMDGLETYRAMIALRPGQKAIIASGFAENSRVKEAQALGAGAYIRKPYTIEKMGLAVKQAISAKLKVH
- the hldE gene encoding bifunctional D-glycero-beta-D-manno-heptose-7-phosphate kinase/D-glycero-beta-D-manno-heptose 1-phosphate adenylyltransferase HldE, giving the protein MRFSFDWTKLSQTRVLVIGDVMLDRYIWGDVRRISPEAPVPVVAVRHKSQVPGGAGNVAANLAGMECPVTLIGLCGTDANADILLHLLNESGIDAQLHQTEQRPTIAKTRVMAGIQQVCRIDEENPLPLDPALAKILLQRFEDELKEASVVILSDYGKGILQTPDLCQAMIRACRGRSIPVLVDPKGSDWSRYRGASGITPNTAELNSAAGASTASEDALRKAADRMLVQTNLEWLLTTRGPKGMLLTLQPNAEPLWIPAVAKEVYDVSGAGDTVIAVTAACLACGLDIRDAAAIANTAAGIVVGKLGTQPILKTEIEDALQSRQDRGQNGLSRKMLGAQAAIHQVRSWQASGKSVVFTNGCFDLLHPGHIHILHEARALGDRLVVGLNSDASVRRLKGASRPILSERDRAALLSALADVDAVVLFSEDTPIDLITRLKPDILVKGDDYRIDQVVGKQVVESYGGKVMLVPLLRGYSTTGIANRIQTGDGGA
- a CDS encoding 1-acyl-sn-glycerol-3-phosphate acyltransferase; the encoded protein is MRKRVIYTMLLSIKALSRMFYRFDIGWVGAPPPEDWWTKYNLVAFLNHTSLYEPLFVGWFPNRFLKRIAYNGVMPVAEKATRRPIMGYFFRMVANQVVQVTRKRDHSWQQLFDCLTNDAMVIIMPEGRMKRANGLDNSGKPMTVRGGIADIIQAIPEGKMLVALSAGMHHVQIPGQWVPKFFKTLRMRLQHLDLKQYRDHLLERAGLDGFKQAVIHDLQERRDRYCGSA